In Toxotes jaculatrix isolate fToxJac2 chromosome 12, fToxJac2.pri, whole genome shotgun sequence, the following are encoded in one genomic region:
- the LOC121191012 gene encoding uncharacterized protein LOC121191012 has protein sequence MEQRMMLRVIIDDDDIRKLILNKKPDSIQELKTQLSDKLSLQYDFKLQYEDPDFSNALCNLTQVEDLPERPTLKIIPLVTLELTSLSSSTEDTDCSTADTEILSSTGSTPPLRRQWPEFFDIPNFSVDVAYRLRQADLLFMKDRVPWTPSRDMKHDILEKLAETMYSFKAYPDDDDFSRVAKALISKHPSLTEPGPQPGWYGWKNSLKFKMANYRTKLRKAGCDDVLINGGKRSKRNPEGPSSSKNIKRPKRGEVNYLPNFPDRHDESSLENARKVIIEEMKKKQPNASLVSRMMEETFSLRRREIVTQEPAVQSVIERWPALFTERQVFAEFNRIASKNLEGNFYEALDQHTPRFMDLFKSKKGTVGQKLKDLMQHINWVSPDVTALRTVVLKGLPVLLSEDSSQVYTTCSDTAKEEAFASVTVGVLTVTEDAQQQGPAVHLQPISTAIILEGESNELLLDLKDNEKSVPSLGQIHPRENPD, from the exons ATGGAGCAAAGAATGATGCTGCGAGTTATCATTGACGATGATGATATAAGGAAACTAATCTTGAATAAGAAACCGGATTCCATTCAGGAACTAAAAACCCAGCTGAGTGATAAGCTGTCACTGCAGTATGACTTCAAACTCCAATATGAAGACCCAGACTTCAGTAATGCACTCTGCAATTTGACTCAAGTAGAGGATTTGCCTGAAAGACCTACTCTGAAAATCATCCCTCTTGTAACTCTTGAGTTGACATCCCTGTCTTCATCCACTGAAGATacagactgcagcacagcagacaCTGAGATCTTGTCCTCCACTGGTTCAACACCTCCACTAAGAAGACAGTGGCCGGAGTTCTTTGACATACCCAATTTCTCCGTGGATGTAGCTTACCGACTGAGACAGGCAGATCTCTTATTTATGAAAGATCGTGTCCCATGGACTCCATCACGAGATATGAAACATGACATACTTGAGAAACTTGCTGAAACAATGTACAGTTTCAAAGCTTACCCTGACGATGATGACTTCAGCAGGGTTGCAAAAGCACTGATTAGCAAGCACCCCAGCCTCACTGAACCTGGTCCCCAGCCTGGATGGTATGGCTGGAAGAACAGCCTTAAATTCAAGATGGCCAACTATCGTACAAAACTACGAAAAGCAGGATGTGATGATGTACTGATCAATGGGGGTAAGCGAAGCAAACGCAACCCAGAAGGACCATCATCTAGCAAGAATATCAAGCGGCCAAAAAGAGGTGAAGTCAACTATTTGCCAAATTTTCCTGACAGACATGATGAAAGCAGCCTTGAAAATGCCAGGAAGGTTATCAtagaggaaatgaagaaaaaacaacccAATGCCAGTCTAGTTTCAAGAATGATGGAAGAAACATTCTCACTGCGCAGAAGGGAGATAGTGACACAGGAACCTGCTGTGCAGAGCGTGATAGAACGATGGCCAGCATTGTTTACGGAGAGACAG GTCTTTGCTGAGTTTAATCGCATAGCCAGCAAGAATCTTGAGGGCAACTTCTATGAAGCTCTGGACCAGCACACACCACGCTTCATGGATCTTTTCAAGTCCAAAAAAGGAACTGTGggacaaaaactgaaagacttAATGCAGCACATCAACTGGGTG TCACCTGATGTGACGGCACTTCGTACTGTTGTCCTCAAAGGTCTTCCAGTTCTACTCAGTGAAGACTCCAGTCAAGTCTACACGACTTGCTCC GATACAGCAAAGGAAGAAGCATTTGCCTCAGTCACAGTTGGAGTGCTGACAGTGACTGAAGATGCTCAACAGCAGGGTCCAGCAGTGCACCTCCAACCCATCTCCACTGCCATCATACTTGAGGGAG